One segment of Pseudoalteromonas rubra DNA contains the following:
- a CDS encoding gamma-butyrobetaine hydroxylase-like domain-containing protein: protein MYQVTKLHYHTQQSLLDVYFDDGLTHTLSAEFLRVHSPSAEVQGHGPGQQQLVLNKQDVAISKIEPVGHYAVRLVFDDGHNSGLFSWQYLRKLSEQEDELWQLYQQRVSARHDVPIKFTP, encoded by the coding sequence ATGTATCAAGTTACCAAACTGCATTACCACACCCAACAAAGCCTGCTTGATGTGTACTTTGATGATGGTCTGACGCACACACTCAGCGCTGAGTTTTTACGGGTCCATTCTCCCTCCGCTGAAGTACAGGGACATGGCCCCGGTCAGCAGCAACTGGTCCTCAATAAACAAGATGTAGCCATCAGCAAAATTGAGCCGGTGGGACACTATGCAGTCAGATTGGTGTTCGATGACGGTCATAATTCAGGACTGTTCAGCTGGCAGTACCTGCGAAAGCTCAGTGAGCAAGAGGATGAACTGTGGCAACTTTATCAGCAGCGTGTGTCTGCACGCCACGATGTGCCCATTAAGTTTACGCCCTGA
- a CDS encoding methyl-accepting chemotaxis protein, whose translation MAFLENLTIKRRLQLNALVVGVALVVMLAVIMIEASTMRKLNETIQYAEELDIHELSMRKHEKNFLFYKDTEALDLYAKDYSELQRKAGLLDEIFAEFGIDDSNLREFERLAQTYVDDFNHVVELQQTIGLHPKDGLYGALRSAVHEVETMLKQQSRDDLLVTMLMLRRAEKDFMLRLDLKYLKKFDDQISKFEEKVKAAGFDSQYERQIQTLIKQYQTRFRNLVDAQTKLGLDLQSGALGSMKKSVEQSDAVVARIVEQAKEAVTENTQMAQMAALIIFVVASVVVMLLVLSTSQSIIRPVERVYQTIERIRRENNLRIPIEQTGNDEITLMTKDFNSLIGDFKELIGDVNSALAIINDATHHLSDTTAQTSAGMTEQLHEADMVATAATEMQATIQDISHNTEAAADKAESTNKNAQLGRSEVTATIEHIMQLSESLGGASDVVGQLERDGETIGSVLDVIRGIAEQTNLLALNAAIEAARAGEQGRGFAVVADEVRSLAQRTQDSTQEIESIISTLQQRTREVVNIMEQCREQGNESVAQAERAGDLLGMITEDVQTIMEMSTHIATAIDEQKQVASEVNKNVVKIRDIAQVASDHASSNAQSSEELSEQARNLYESVEKYQV comes from the coding sequence ATGGCATTTCTGGAAAATCTGACCATCAAGCGGCGCTTGCAGTTAAATGCGCTGGTGGTGGGTGTGGCTTTAGTCGTTATGCTGGCAGTGATTATGATCGAAGCCAGTACGATGCGTAAACTGAATGAAACCATTCAGTATGCTGAAGAGCTTGATATTCATGAGCTTTCAATGCGCAAACATGAAAAGAACTTTTTGTTCTATAAAGATACTGAGGCACTAGATTTATATGCCAAGGACTACAGCGAACTGCAACGTAAAGCTGGGCTACTGGACGAGATATTTGCTGAGTTCGGTATCGATGACAGTAATTTACGTGAGTTCGAACGTCTTGCGCAAACCTATGTTGATGATTTTAATCACGTTGTTGAGTTACAACAAACCATAGGGCTGCATCCTAAGGATGGTCTCTATGGCGCGCTTCGTAGCGCGGTTCATGAAGTAGAGACAATGCTCAAACAGCAATCACGTGATGACCTGCTGGTCACCATGTTAATGCTCAGACGCGCAGAAAAAGACTTTATGTTGCGACTGGACCTGAAATACCTCAAGAAGTTTGACGATCAAATCAGCAAATTTGAGGAGAAGGTCAAAGCGGCTGGCTTTGATTCGCAGTATGAGCGTCAGATCCAGACCCTGATAAAGCAATATCAAACCCGCTTTAGAAATTTAGTTGATGCACAGACCAAGCTTGGCCTGGATCTTCAAAGTGGTGCTCTGGGCAGCATGAAGAAAAGTGTTGAGCAGAGTGATGCTGTTGTCGCGCGGATCGTCGAGCAGGCAAAAGAAGCCGTGACAGAGAATACGCAAATGGCGCAGATGGCTGCCCTGATCATTTTTGTTGTGGCCTCTGTGGTGGTGATGTTGCTGGTGCTGTCGACCAGCCAGTCAATTATTCGTCCGGTTGAACGGGTTTACCAGACCATAGAGCGGATCCGTCGTGAGAATAATTTACGTATTCCTATCGAACAGACGGGTAACGATGAAATTACCCTGATGACCAAAGACTTCAATAGTCTGATTGGCGACTTTAAAGAGTTGATTGGCGACGTAAACAGTGCGCTTGCGATCATCAATGATGCAACCCACCACTTATCGGATACCACAGCACAGACCAGTGCAGGCATGACTGAGCAGCTGCACGAGGCCGATATGGTGGCAACGGCGGCCACTGAGATGCAGGCCACGATCCAGGATATTTCACATAATACCGAAGCGGCGGCAGACAAAGCCGAGTCAACTAACAAGAATGCACAGCTAGGTCGCTCTGAGGTGACTGCAACGATTGAGCATATTATGCAGCTGTCTGAATCGCTCGGTGGTGCATCCGATGTAGTGGGCCAGCTAGAACGCGATGGCGAAACAATAGGCTCAGTACTGGATGTGATCCGCGGTATCGCCGAGCAAACCAACCTGCTGGCACTGAATGCGGCGATTGAGGCGGCCCGTGCCGGTGAGCAAGGTCGTGGTTTTGCTGTGGTCGCGGATGAAGTGCGCTCGCTGGCGCAGCGTACTCAGGATTCGACGCAGGAAATCGAAAGCATTATTTCAACCTTGCAACAGCGTACACGTGAAGTGGTTAATATCATGGAGCAATGTCGCGAGCAGGGCAATGAAAGTGTGGCACAGGCCGAACGCGCAGGCGATCTGCTCGGAATGATCACCGAAGATGTGCAAACAATAATGGAAATGAGCACCCATATCGCCACCGCGATAGATGAGCAAAAACAGGTGGCCTCTGAAGTAAACAAAAATGTTGTGAAGATCCGAGATATTGCCCAGGTGGCGTCAGATCATGCCAGCAGTAATGCGCAAAGCAGTGAGGAGCTGTCGGAGCAGGCGCGGAATTTATACGAGTCGGTGGAAAAATACCAGGTATAG
- a CDS encoding MJ1255/VC2487 family glycosyltransferase, which translates to MKILYGVQGTGNGHITRARVMAECFSRLGVDVDYVFSGRPDERYFDMSVFGDYQTRRGISFATRHGRLHYQGTLQQLRVGRFVKDVQRFDMRGYDMVFNDFEPVTAWAARRAKVPVVAMSHQSAFLSPKVPIFGGNFMLRSLIRWFAPADIHLGVHWQPFAENIVPPFIPYQLGDFGNQSIANKVLVYLPFEDLSHIVELLKDFPDREFYCYHPDAHNTSLNHIHLREPSRDGFIADLANASGVVANAGFELSSEALKFGKKLLLKPLQGQFEQQSNAMTLQSLGLAQVMNYLNSEALDEWLESPGGQQINFPSDATPLALWLTKGQWHNVNELHDTLWQTVLNKAPKAA; encoded by the coding sequence ATGAAGATTTTATATGGCGTACAAGGGACTGGTAATGGTCATATTACCCGCGCCCGGGTGATGGCAGAGTGTTTTTCGCGTTTAGGCGTTGATGTTGACTACGTGTTTTCTGGTCGTCCGGACGAGCGCTATTTTGATATGTCGGTGTTTGGAGATTACCAAACTCGTCGCGGGATCAGCTTTGCGACTCGTCATGGTCGATTGCATTACCAGGGGACGCTTCAGCAATTGCGTGTCGGGCGCTTTGTTAAGGATGTGCAGCGCTTTGATATGCGTGGCTACGACATGGTCTTTAACGATTTTGAGCCGGTGACGGCCTGGGCTGCACGTCGTGCTAAGGTGCCAGTGGTTGCAATGAGCCATCAAAGTGCTTTTTTATCACCTAAAGTGCCCATCTTTGGTGGCAACTTTATGCTGCGTTCATTAATTCGTTGGTTTGCACCGGCAGACATTCACCTGGGTGTACACTGGCAACCTTTTGCTGAAAATATCGTACCGCCTTTTATTCCCTACCAGTTGGGAGATTTTGGCAATCAGTCTATCGCGAACAAAGTTTTGGTTTACCTGCCCTTTGAAGACTTATCGCATATTGTTGAGTTACTTAAAGACTTCCCTGACCGGGAGTTTTACTGTTATCACCCGGATGCACATAACACCTCACTGAATCATATTCATCTGCGTGAACCATCACGAGATGGGTTTATCGCTGATTTAGCCAATGCGTCCGGTGTGGTGGCCAATGCCGGGTTCGAATTGTCCAGTGAAGCCCTGAAGTTTGGTAAAAAGTTGTTGTTAAAGCCCTTGCAGGGGCAATTTGAACAGCAAAGTAATGCGATGACCTTACAGTCTCTGGGACTGGCTCAGGTAATGAACTACCTGAATTCAGAAGCGCTGGACGAATGGCTGGAATCACCTGGCGGACAGCAAATTAATTTCCCCAGTGATGCGACACCATTAGCCCTGTGGCTGACAAAGGGACAATGGCATAATGTCAATGAGTTACATGATACGCTCTGGCAAACGGTGCTCAATAAAGCACCAAAGGCCGCTTAA